The Gloeomargarita sp. SRBZ-1_bins_9 genome has a segment encoding these proteins:
- the rodA gene encoding rod shape-determining protein RodA, translating to MTYRAVWWRPWQDMDLTLLAAVLSLAVIGVTALLSTGWSNKSSDWWQQTLIILLGLGVMLVLARWPYEALRRWHWLTYALANLLLVAVMFVGTSALGAERWIAIGGFHLQPSEFAKVAVIVTLAALLEKSRAPALWTILQAIGVVALPWVLVFIQPNLGTALIFVAITLGMLYWANIPLTWIVLLLSPLVSAILLSLSLPAWGVWVAVMGLLGWFCLPWPHWGSLAALAVNLVAGQLGHWFWGLLKDYQRDRLILFLDPDKDPLGGGYHLIQSRIAIGSGGLWGQGLFQGTQTQLSFIPEQNTDFIFSVVGEEMGFIGAMLVVFLFWLVALRLLLIARSARDGFGSLLAIGVLSMVMFQVVVNIGMTIGLAPITGIPLPFLSYGRSAMLANFLALGLVQSVANHRRKSLY from the coding sequence ATGACCTACCGTGCGGTCTGGTGGCGGCCCTGGCAGGATATGGACCTGACCCTGTTGGCGGCCGTATTGAGTCTTGCGGTCATCGGGGTCACAGCCCTTTTGAGCACCGGCTGGAGCAACAAATCCAGTGACTGGTGGCAACAGACGCTGATCATCCTGCTGGGCTTGGGGGTGATGTTGGTCTTGGCCCGCTGGCCCTATGAGGCGTTACGGCGCTGGCACTGGTTGACCTATGCCCTGGCCAACCTCCTGCTGGTGGCGGTGATGTTTGTGGGCACCTCGGCTTTAGGGGCGGAACGCTGGATCGCCATCGGGGGATTCCATTTACAACCGTCGGAATTTGCCAAGGTAGCGGTGATCGTGACCTTGGCTGCCCTGTTGGAAAAGTCCCGGGCGCCGGCCCTGTGGACCATCCTCCAGGCGATAGGGGTGGTGGCCTTGCCCTGGGTGCTGGTGTTTATCCAACCGAACCTGGGCACGGCGTTGATTTTTGTGGCCATCACCCTGGGCATGTTGTACTGGGCGAATATCCCCCTGACTTGGATTGTGCTCCTGCTCTCGCCCCTGGTGTCAGCCATTTTGCTGTCCCTCTCCCTGCCGGCTTGGGGGGTCTGGGTGGCGGTCATGGGCCTGCTAGGTTGGTTTTGCTTGCCCTGGCCCCACTGGGGGTCCCTTGCGGCCCTGGCAGTGAACCTGGTGGCCGGACAGTTGGGGCATTGGTTCTGGGGGTTGCTCAAGGATTACCAGCGGGACCGGTTGATCCTGTTTCTGGACCCGGACAAGGACCCCCTGGGGGGCGGCTACCATTTGATCCAATCCCGGATTGCCATCGGTTCAGGGGGCCTGTGGGGCCAGGGGCTGTTCCAGGGAACCCAGACCCAGTTGAGTTTCATCCCGGAACAAAACACGGACTTTATCTTTTCGGTGGTGGGCGAGGAAATGGGCTTTATCGGGGCCATGCTGGTGGTGTTTTTATTCTGGTTGGTGGCCCTACGACTGTTGTTGATTGCCCGCAGTGCCCGGGATGGCTTTGGGTCGTTGCTGGCAATTGGAGTGCTCAGTATGGTGATGTTTCAAGTGGTGGTCAATATCGGCATGACCATCGGTTTGGCGCCCATTACGGGGATTCCCCTGCCGTTTTTAAGCTATGGGCGATCGGCCATGCTGGCGAACTTTCTGGCCCTGGGGCTGGTGCAGTCGGTGGCCAATCACCGCCGCAAATCGCTGTACTAG
- the atpD gene encoding F0F1 ATP synthase subunit beta, translating into MVATAEQVNVGRIVQVIGPVVDVEFPPGRLPKVYNALRIQGKNPAGQEVAVTCEVQQLLGDNIVRSVAMSSTDGLVRGMEVVDTGAPICVPVGEVTLGRIFNVLGEPVDEKGEVPRTKTLPIHRPAPKFTDLEIKPSILETGIKVIDLLTPYRRGGKIGLFGGAGVGKTVIMMELINNIAIQHGGVSVFGGVGERTREGNDLYNEMIESGVINTEDLSKSKIALVYGQMNEPPGARMRVGLSALTMAEYFRDVNKQDVLLFIDNIFRFVQAGSEVSALLGRMPSAVGYQPTLGTDMGALQERITSTREGSITSIQAVYVPADDLTDPAPATTFAHLDGTTVLSRALASKGIYPAVDPLESSSTMLQPSIVGEEHYTVARRVKATLQRYKELQDIIAILGLDELSEEDRLTVARARKIERFLSQPFFVAEVFTGTPGKYVKLEDTIKGFKMILDGELDDLPEQAFYMVGDINEAKAKAEKLRAEGKA; encoded by the coding sequence ATGGTTGCCACTGCGGAACAGGTGAATGTCGGTCGGATTGTGCAGGTGATTGGCCCGGTCGTGGATGTGGAGTTTCCGCCGGGGCGCCTGCCCAAGGTCTATAACGCTCTGCGGATTCAGGGGAAAAACCCAGCGGGTCAAGAGGTGGCGGTGACCTGCGAGGTACAGCAACTGCTGGGGGATAACATCGTCCGGTCGGTGGCCATGAGTTCCACAGATGGCCTGGTGCGGGGGATGGAGGTCGTAGATACGGGTGCCCCGATCTGTGTGCCGGTGGGGGAAGTGACCCTGGGACGAATTTTTAATGTGCTGGGGGAACCGGTGGACGAGAAGGGGGAGGTGCCCCGGACTAAGACCCTGCCCATTCACCGACCCGCCCCTAAGTTTACCGATTTGGAAATCAAACCCTCGATTCTAGAGACGGGGATCAAGGTAATTGACCTGCTAACCCCTTACCGGCGCGGCGGCAAGATCGGCCTGTTCGGCGGCGCGGGGGTAGGCAAGACGGTCATCATGATGGAACTGATCAACAACATCGCCATCCAGCACGGGGGGGTGTCGGTCTTTGGCGGTGTCGGCGAGCGCACCCGAGAGGGCAACGACCTGTACAACGAAATGATTGAGTCGGGGGTGATCAATACCGAGGACCTGAGCAAGTCCAAAATTGCCCTGGTCTACGGCCAGATGAACGAGCCGCCGGGGGCGCGGATGCGGGTGGGTCTGTCGGCCCTGACCATGGCGGAATACTTCCGGGATGTGAACAAGCAGGACGTACTGCTGTTTATTGACAATATTTTCCGGTTTGTGCAGGCGGGTTCGGAGGTGTCGGCCCTGCTGGGACGGATGCCCTCGGCGGTGGGGTATCAGCCGACCCTGGGGACGGACATGGGGGCGTTGCAGGAGCGGATTACGTCCACGCGGGAGGGGTCAATTACCTCGATTCAGGCGGTGTACGTCCCGGCGGATGACCTCACGGACCCGGCGCCGGCGACCACCTTTGCCCACTTGGACGGGACGACGGTGCTTTCCCGGGCCTTGGCCTCCAAGGGGATTTATCCGGCGGTGGACCCCCTGGAATCCAGTTCTACCATGCTCCAGCCCAGCATTGTTGGCGAAGAGCACTACACGGTGGCCCGGCGGGTGAAGGCGACTTTGCAGCGTTATAAGGAGTTGCAGGACATCATTGCCATCCTGGGGTTGGATGAACTGTCTGAGGAAGACCGGCTGACGGTGGCCCGGGCGCGCAAAATCGAGCGGTTTTTGTCCCAACCGTTTTTCGTGGCGGAGGTGTTCACCGGCACGCCGGGCAAGTACGTTAAATTAGAAGACACGATCAAGGGCTTCAAGATGATCCTGGACGGGGAGTTGGACGACCTGCCGGAGCAGGCGTTCTACATGGTGGGGGACATCAACGAAGCCAAGGCGAAGGCGGAGAAGTTGCGGGCTGAGGGCAAAGCATGA
- the atpC gene encoding ATP synthase F1 subunit epsilon, protein MTLMVRVITPDQTVWDGPAQEVILPSMSGQLGILTDHIPLLTALDIGVMQIKAGGTWTPLVVLGGFAEVENNEVTVLVNGAELGSSLKLEAVQAELAAAEAAYDQATTRKDKLDATQQLKQAKARLQAVRMVTPEQ, encoded by the coding sequence ATGACCTTGATGGTGCGGGTAATCACGCCAGACCAAACGGTGTGGGACGGTCCAGCCCAGGAAGTCATCCTGCCAAGTATGTCGGGGCAACTGGGGATCCTGACGGACCACATCCCCCTGTTGACGGCTCTGGACATCGGTGTGATGCAGATTAAAGCCGGCGGCACCTGGACGCCTTTGGTGGTGCTGGGGGGCTTTGCCGAGGTGGAAAACAACGAAGTGACGGTGCTGGTCAACGGCGCAGAACTGGGCAGTAGCCTCAAGCTGGAGGCGGTCCAGGCGGAACTGGCGGCGGCGGAAGCGGCTTACGACCAGGCCACAACCCGCAAGGATAAGCTCGATGCCACCCAGCAACTGAAGCAGGCGAAGGCGCGGCTACAGGCGGTACGTATGGTGACACCGGAGCAATGA
- a CDS encoding 5-formyltetrahydrofolate cyclo-ligase, translating to MRGYLRQQRAQLSRDTYRRWNQQLLTHLQWHPWWRSARRVFGYVSLPGEPDLRPLWERVSVWGLPRRAGDRLVWHQWQPDQPLTPGRLPEPYPDAPVLTPQPGDLLVIPALAYDHQGYRLGYGGGYFDRLLARPEWQAVYRVGVIFQSFLVPALPRDPWDQPVQAVCTEMGWWVPSPPAGESPGSGPPA from the coding sequence TTGCGCGGTTACCTTCGCCAGCAACGGGCGCAACTTTCCCGGGACACCTACCGCCGCTGGAACCAGCAGTTATTAACCCATTTGCAATGGCATCCCTGGTGGCGGTCGGCCCGGCGGGTGTTTGGGTATGTGAGTCTGCCGGGGGAGCCGGATTTGCGTCCCTTGTGGGAAAGGGTGTCGGTGTGGGGTTTACCCCGGCGGGCGGGAGATCGCTTGGTCTGGCACCAATGGCAACCGGATCAGCCCTTGACCCCGGGACGCCTGCCGGAACCTTACCCCGATGCCCCGGTCCTTACACCACAGCCGGGAGATTTGCTGGTGATTCCGGCTTTGGCCTACGACCACCAGGGCTATCGCTTGGGGTATGGGGGCGGCTACTTCGACCGACTTTTAGCCCGACCCGAGTGGCAGGCGGTTTATCGGGTGGGGGTCATTTTCCAATCGTTTCTGGTGCCGGCGTTACCCCGTGACCCGTGGGACCAACCGGTGCAGGCGGTGTGCACAGAGATGGGTTGGTGGGTGCCAAGCCCGCCCGCCGGAGAATCTCCGGGATCAGGTCCTCCCGCTTGA